In a single window of the Acipenser ruthenus chromosome 20, fAciRut3.2 maternal haplotype, whole genome shotgun sequence genome:
- the LOC117963813 gene encoding tumor necrosis factor receptor superfamily member 14-like isoform X2: MILFFVNIKTAVSSCAPSEFFVDGQCCPMCSPGSSVFRACTQDSSTSCIPCTRGTYTEEPNGLLKCFPCKNCDEALGLAVLHQCQRHKNTICGPLTGYFCSGKARDGGCDQGQKHTVCRAGERVKSQGTAESDTKCEDCPEGTFSTKNMSLNCTPWTDCALNGKVKYTEGSSTADVQCQKTSVGLIVGLVGLTVGLLCVSLAGVVIYLKNKGTFLNMHCFGTQTIPVEETKPPAQNEQSNNANHRSEDSSDALLSPVVSTSDGAVAFVRGQT; this comes from the exons ATGATTCTGTTCTTTGTAAATATTAAAACTGCCGTTAGCTCATGTGCTCCTTCAGAATTCTTTGTGGATGGACAGTGTTGCCCCATGTGCAGTCCAG gcTCTTCTGTATTCAGGGCATGCACACAGGACAGCAGTACAAGCTGCATACCGTGTACACGCGGCACCTATACTGAAGAACCCAATGGATTACTTAAATGCTTTCCCTGCAAAAACTGCGATGAAG CTTTGGGCCTCGCTGTTCTTCATCAATGTCAACGTCATAAAAACACCATTTGTGGTCCTTTGACTGGATATTTCTGTTCTGGAAAAGCAAGGGATGGTGGCTGTGATCAGGGTCAAAAACATACTGTCTGTAGAGCTGGAGAGAGAGTCAAGTCACAAG GGACTGCTGAATCTGATACAAAATGTGAAGACTGCCCCGAAGGAACATTCTCAACAAAAAACATGTCATTAAACTGCACCCCATGGACAGA TTGTGCATTAAATGGCAAAGTGAAGTATACAGAGGGGAGTTCAACAGCAGATGTGCAGTGTCAGAAGACGTCCGTTGGTTTAATAGTTGGATTAGTTGGATTAACagttggattgttatgtgttagTCTTGCTGGAGTCGTCATCTATTTGAAGAATAAAG GTACATTTCTAAATATG CATTGCTTTGGAACACAAACTATACCAGTAGAAGAAACAAAACCCCCAGCACAGAATGAGCAATCAAATAATGCAAACCACAG GTCAGAAGACAGTTCTGACGCACTGTTGTCTCCTGTTGTTTCCACCTCTGATGGTGCAGTGGCTTTTGTAAGAGGGCAGACGTGA
- the LOC117963813 gene encoding tumor necrosis factor receptor superfamily member 14-like isoform X1, whose amino-acid sequence MLSSFLMILFFVNIKTAVSSCAPSEFFVDGQCCPMCSPGSSVFRACTQDSSTSCIPCTRGTYTEEPNGLLKCFPCKNCDEALGLAVLHQCQRHKNTICGPLTGYFCSGKARDGGCDQGQKHTVCRAGERVKSQGTAESDTKCEDCPEGTFSTKNMSLNCTPWTDCALNGKVKYTEGSSTADVQCQKTSVGLIVGLVGLTVGLLCVSLAGVVIYLKNKGTFLNMHCFGTQTIPVEETKPPAQNEQSNNANHRSEDSSDALLSPVVSTSDGAVAFVRGQT is encoded by the exons ATGTTGTCTTCATTTCTA ATGATTCTGTTCTTTGTAAATATTAAAACTGCCGTTAGCTCATGTGCTCCTTCAGAATTCTTTGTGGATGGACAGTGTTGCCCCATGTGCAGTCCAG gcTCTTCTGTATTCAGGGCATGCACACAGGACAGCAGTACAAGCTGCATACCGTGTACACGCGGCACCTATACTGAAGAACCCAATGGATTACTTAAATGCTTTCCCTGCAAAAACTGCGATGAAG CTTTGGGCCTCGCTGTTCTTCATCAATGTCAACGTCATAAAAACACCATTTGTGGTCCTTTGACTGGATATTTCTGTTCTGGAAAAGCAAGGGATGGTGGCTGTGATCAGGGTCAAAAACATACTGTCTGTAGAGCTGGAGAGAGAGTCAAGTCACAAG GGACTGCTGAATCTGATACAAAATGTGAAGACTGCCCCGAAGGAACATTCTCAACAAAAAACATGTCATTAAACTGCACCCCATGGACAGA TTGTGCATTAAATGGCAAAGTGAAGTATACAGAGGGGAGTTCAACAGCAGATGTGCAGTGTCAGAAGACGTCCGTTGGTTTAATAGTTGGATTAGTTGGATTAACagttggattgttatgtgttagTCTTGCTGGAGTCGTCATCTATTTGAAGAATAAAG GTACATTTCTAAATATG CATTGCTTTGGAACACAAACTATACCAGTAGAAGAAACAAAACCCCCAGCACAGAATGAGCAATCAAATAATGCAAACCACAG GTCAGAAGACAGTTCTGACGCACTGTTGTCTCCTGTTGTTTCCACCTCTGATGGTGCAGTGGCTTTTGTAAGAGGGCAGACGTGA
- the LOC117425014 gene encoding tumor necrosis factor receptor superfamily member 14-like isoform X1, which yields MISTQNETMFARSARNRGLVEVCCILLLVFVPKIHACDDAEYNINGECCPMCQAGMRVYRHCTADSSTSCIPCRDSTYTEKPNGLDRCYGCKLCDSELGLTVVRDCTVSSDTICTCIDGFHCLDSSSSGCKTCQKHRSCSPGQYIKRKGSSIADTECEECPDKTYSDGSLETCAPHTDCQSEGLAKPGTPASDAECKQPPADTAVIAGITVGVIALIGVIALIGALVDKRMNKNKGYNIAKGKGEETYTSVNMTNGNENTSGHGTSSQESSSDNAAGSIIAKDLQFKLMSSSQTRNSQITFTAQTHSNNRNVDTPMHIKATVPPKNATDLTQYAQSKNVRRHSGTSSQTSSGAVK from the exons ATGATTTCTACACAAAATGAAACAATGTTTGCTAGATCTGCAAGAAACAGAGGACTG gtCGAAGTATGTTGTATATTACTATTGGTGTTTGTTCCAAAAATACATGCTTGCGATGATGCAGAATATAATATAAATGGAGAGTGCTGCCCAATGTGCCAAGCAG GAATGCGAGTTTATCGGCATTGTACCGCGGACTCCAGCACATCATGCATCCCCTGTAGGGATTCCACCTATACTGAGAAACCAAATGGTCTAGACAGATGTTATGGGTGTAAACTATGTGACTCAG AACTGGGGTTGACAGTAGTCCGGGATTGCACAGTTTCCTCAGATACTATCTGCACATGTATTGATGGCTTTCACTGTTTAGATTCATCATCCTCTGGATGCAAAACCTGCCAAAAACACAGAAGCTGTTCTCCAGGACAATATATCAAAAGGAAAG GATCCAGTATTGCAGACACAGAATGTGAGGAATGTCCTGATAAGACATATTCAGATGGCTCATTAGAAACATGTGCACCACATACTGA TTGTCAATCTGAGGGACTAGCAAAGCCAGGAACCCCTGCCTCGGATGCTGAGTGCAAACAGCCGCCTGCTGACACTGCAGTCATAGCTGGGATCACTGTTGGAGTTATTGCACTAATAGGTGTAATAGCACTAATAGGAGCATTGGTTGACAAACgcatgaacaaaaataaag gttaTAACATAGCAAAAGGAAAAGGAGAG GAAACATACACATCTGTGAATATGACCAATGGTAATGAAAACACATCTGGACATGGAACTTCATCCCAGGAATCATCTTCTGATAACGCTGCGGGCAGCATCATAGCAAAAGACCTACAATTCAAACTGATGAGCAGCTCACAAACCCGGAACtcacaaataacatttactgcTCAGACACACAGCAACA ACAGAAATGTGGATACACCGATGCATATAAAGGCCACAGTTCCACCTAAAAATGCGACTGACTTGACTCAATATGCACAATCAAAAAATGTAAGAAGACATTCTGGAACGAGCAGCCAGACAAGTTCAGGAGCAGTGAAATGA
- the LOC117425014 gene encoding tumor necrosis factor receptor superfamily member 5-like isoform X5 has translation MISTQNETMFARSARNRGLVEVCCILLLVFVPKIHACDDAEYNINGECCPMCQAGMRVYRHCTADSSTSCIPCRDSTYTEKPNGLDRCYGCKLCDSGSSIADTECEECPDKTYSDGSLETCAPHTDCQSEGLAKPGTPASDAECKQPPADTAVIAGITVGVIALIGVIALIGALVDKRMNKNKGYNIAKGKGEETYTSVNMTNGNENTSGHGTSSQESSSDNAAGSIIAKDLQFKLMSSSQTRNSQITFTAQTHSNNRNVDTPMHIKATVPPKNATDLTQYAQSKNVRRHSGTSSQTSSGAVK, from the exons ATGATTTCTACACAAAATGAAACAATGTTTGCTAGATCTGCAAGAAACAGAGGACTG gtCGAAGTATGTTGTATATTACTATTGGTGTTTGTTCCAAAAATACATGCTTGCGATGATGCAGAATATAATATAAATGGAGAGTGCTGCCCAATGTGCCAAGCAG GAATGCGAGTTTATCGGCATTGTACCGCGGACTCCAGCACATCATGCATCCCCTGTAGGGATTCCACCTATACTGAGAAACCAAATGGTCTAGACAGATGTTATGGGTGTAAACTATGTGACTCAG GATCCAGTATTGCAGACACAGAATGTGAGGAATGTCCTGATAAGACATATTCAGATGGCTCATTAGAAACATGTGCACCACATACTGA TTGTCAATCTGAGGGACTAGCAAAGCCAGGAACCCCTGCCTCGGATGCTGAGTGCAAACAGCCGCCTGCTGACACTGCAGTCATAGCTGGGATCACTGTTGGAGTTATTGCACTAATAGGTGTAATAGCACTAATAGGAGCATTGGTTGACAAACgcatgaacaaaaataaag gttaTAACATAGCAAAAGGAAAAGGAGAG GAAACATACACATCTGTGAATATGACCAATGGTAATGAAAACACATCTGGACATGGAACTTCATCCCAGGAATCATCTTCTGATAACGCTGCGGGCAGCATCATAGCAAAAGACCTACAATTCAAACTGATGAGCAGCTCACAAACCCGGAACtcacaaataacatttactgcTCAGACACACAGCAACA ACAGAAATGTGGATACACCGATGCATATAAAGGCCACAGTTCCACCTAAAAATGCGACTGACTTGACTCAATATGCACAATCAAAAAATGTAAGAAGACATTCTGGAACGAGCAGCCAGACAAGTTCAGGAGCAGTGAAATGA
- the LOC117425014 gene encoding tumor necrosis factor receptor superfamily member 14-like isoform X2 — protein sequence MISTQNETMFARSARNRGLVEVCCILLLVFVPKIHACDDAEYNINGECCPMCQAGMRVYRHCTADSSTSCIPCRDSTYTEKPNGLDRCYGCKLCDSDSSSSGCKTCQKHRSCSPGQYIKRKGSSIADTECEECPDKTYSDGSLETCAPHTDCQSEGLAKPGTPASDAECKQPPADTAVIAGITVGVIALIGVIALIGALVDKRMNKNKGYNIAKGKGEETYTSVNMTNGNENTSGHGTSSQESSSDNAAGSIIAKDLQFKLMSSSQTRNSQITFTAQTHSNNRNVDTPMHIKATVPPKNATDLTQYAQSKNVRRHSGTSSQTSSGAVK from the exons ATGATTTCTACACAAAATGAAACAATGTTTGCTAGATCTGCAAGAAACAGAGGACTG gtCGAAGTATGTTGTATATTACTATTGGTGTTTGTTCCAAAAATACATGCTTGCGATGATGCAGAATATAATATAAATGGAGAGTGCTGCCCAATGTGCCAAGCAG GAATGCGAGTTTATCGGCATTGTACCGCGGACTCCAGCACATCATGCATCCCCTGTAGGGATTCCACCTATACTGAGAAACCAAATGGTCTAGACAGATGTTATGGGTGTAAACTATGTGACTCAG ATTCATCATCCTCTGGATGCAAAACCTGCCAAAAACACAGAAGCTGTTCTCCAGGACAATATATCAAAAGGAAAG GATCCAGTATTGCAGACACAGAATGTGAGGAATGTCCTGATAAGACATATTCAGATGGCTCATTAGAAACATGTGCACCACATACTGA TTGTCAATCTGAGGGACTAGCAAAGCCAGGAACCCCTGCCTCGGATGCTGAGTGCAAACAGCCGCCTGCTGACACTGCAGTCATAGCTGGGATCACTGTTGGAGTTATTGCACTAATAGGTGTAATAGCACTAATAGGAGCATTGGTTGACAAACgcatgaacaaaaataaag gttaTAACATAGCAAAAGGAAAAGGAGAG GAAACATACACATCTGTGAATATGACCAATGGTAATGAAAACACATCTGGACATGGAACTTCATCCCAGGAATCATCTTCTGATAACGCTGCGGGCAGCATCATAGCAAAAGACCTACAATTCAAACTGATGAGCAGCTCACAAACCCGGAACtcacaaataacatttactgcTCAGACACACAGCAACA ACAGAAATGTGGATACACCGATGCATATAAAGGCCACAGTTCCACCTAAAAATGCGACTGACTTGACTCAATATGCACAATCAAAAAATGTAAGAAGACATTCTGGAACGAGCAGCCAGACAAGTTCAGGAGCAGTGAAATGA
- the LOC117425014 gene encoding tumor necrosis factor receptor superfamily member 14-like isoform X3: MISTQNETMFARSARNRGLVEVCCILLLVFVPKIHACDDAEYNINGECCPMCQAGMRVYRHCTADSSTSCIPCRDSTYTEKPNGLDRCYGCKLCDSELGLTVVRDCTVSSDTICTCIDGFHCLDSSSSGCKTCQKHRSCSPGQYIKRKGSSIADTECEECPDKTYSDGSLETCAPHTDCQSEGLAKPGTPASDAECKQPPADTAVIAGITVGVIALIGVIALIGALVDKRMNKNKGYNIAKGKGEETYTSVNMTNGNENTSGHGTSSQESSSDNAAGSIIAKDLQFKLMSSSQTRNSQITFTAQTHSNNSNVDTPT, from the exons ATGATTTCTACACAAAATGAAACAATGTTTGCTAGATCTGCAAGAAACAGAGGACTG gtCGAAGTATGTTGTATATTACTATTGGTGTTTGTTCCAAAAATACATGCTTGCGATGATGCAGAATATAATATAAATGGAGAGTGCTGCCCAATGTGCCAAGCAG GAATGCGAGTTTATCGGCATTGTACCGCGGACTCCAGCACATCATGCATCCCCTGTAGGGATTCCACCTATACTGAGAAACCAAATGGTCTAGACAGATGTTATGGGTGTAAACTATGTGACTCAG AACTGGGGTTGACAGTAGTCCGGGATTGCACAGTTTCCTCAGATACTATCTGCACATGTATTGATGGCTTTCACTGTTTAGATTCATCATCCTCTGGATGCAAAACCTGCCAAAAACACAGAAGCTGTTCTCCAGGACAATATATCAAAAGGAAAG GATCCAGTATTGCAGACACAGAATGTGAGGAATGTCCTGATAAGACATATTCAGATGGCTCATTAGAAACATGTGCACCACATACTGA TTGTCAATCTGAGGGACTAGCAAAGCCAGGAACCCCTGCCTCGGATGCTGAGTGCAAACAGCCGCCTGCTGACACTGCAGTCATAGCTGGGATCACTGTTGGAGTTATTGCACTAATAGGTGTAATAGCACTAATAGGAGCATTGGTTGACAAACgcatgaacaaaaataaag gttaTAACATAGCAAAAGGAAAAGGAGAG GAAACATACACATCTGTGAATATGACCAATGGTAATGAAAACACATCTGGACATGGAACTTCATCCCAGGAATCATCTTCTGATAACGCTGCGGGCAGCATCATAGCAAAAGACCTACAATTCAAACTGATGAGCAGCTCACAAACCCGGAACtcacaaataacatttactgcTCAGACACACAGCAACA